In a genomic window of Pontibacter liquoris:
- a CDS encoding MFS transporter, translating into MKKKLLPLALGGLGIGTTEFVMMGLLPDIAADFNISIPEAGHMISAYALGVVIGAPLLVVASRNFAPKKILWTLMVVFTVFNACSAFAPTSMTLLFSRLLAGLPHGAFFGVGSVVASRLAEKGKEAQAISLMFAGLTIANLLTVPLGTYIGHHYSWRYTFGLITAIGLVTLLLIQLWLPTLPVSKTGNLRTELGFFKNREAWIILLITAIGTGGLFAWISYIAPLMTEVSGFSADQVPYILILAGFGMVVGNFVGGRLADKISPVKACLLLLLCMAVSLLVIYVGSGSKAVSLTMTFVAGGLSLAIAAPIQILMIKTASEAEMLGAATTQAAFNIGNALGAFFGGLPIAMGYGYTSPELVGASMAITGALLAGLLIKRRRAYSAETVPGSQQEALVEF; encoded by the coding sequence TTGAAAAAGAAATTGTTGCCGCTGGCATTAGGCGGATTAGGAATAGGAACAACGGAGTTTGTGATGATGGGCTTGCTGCCCGACATTGCCGCTGATTTTAATATCAGCATTCCGGAAGCGGGGCATATGATCTCGGCCTACGCGCTGGGTGTGGTTATCGGAGCGCCTTTGCTGGTGGTAGCCAGCCGTAATTTTGCACCGAAGAAGATATTGTGGACCCTGATGGTGGTGTTTACGGTCTTCAATGCATGCTCGGCCTTTGCGCCCACCAGTATGACGCTGCTTTTCTCGCGCCTGCTGGCAGGGCTACCGCACGGAGCGTTTTTTGGGGTGGGCTCTGTTGTGGCGAGCCGACTGGCTGAGAAAGGCAAAGAAGCGCAGGCCATTTCGCTGATGTTTGCCGGCCTTACCATTGCCAACCTGCTCACCGTGCCGCTGGGCACCTACATCGGGCATCATTATTCCTGGCGTTATACCTTTGGCCTTATCACCGCAATCGGGTTGGTTACGCTGCTGCTAATCCAGCTTTGGTTGCCGACACTGCCGGTGAGCAAGACCGGTAACCTGCGCACTGAACTGGGCTTTTTTAAGAACAGGGAAGCCTGGATCATCCTTTTGATTACGGCTATCGGCACAGGCGGGCTGTTTGCCTGGATCAGTTACATTGCTCCTTTGATGACGGAAGTTTCCGGGTTCTCTGCGGACCAGGTGCCGTATATCCTCATCCTGGCTGGCTTCGGCATGGTGGTCGGCAATTTTGTGGGCGGCAGGCTGGCCGATAAAATAAGCCCTGTAAAAGCGTGCCTGCTGTTGCTGCTATGCATGGCCGTGTCGCTGCTCGTTATTTACGTGGGCTCCGGAAGTAAAGCAGTGTCGCTGACGATGACGTTTGTGGCAGGCGGCCTTTCGCTGGCCATTGCAGCGCCTATTCAGATCTTGATGATCAAGACGGCCAGCGAAGCAGAAATGCTGGGCGCCGCTACCACCCAGGCTGCTTTTAACATTGGCAATGCCTTGGGCGCATTTTTTGGTGGCCTTCCGATTGCCATGGGGTATGGGTATACTTCTCCGGAACTGGTGGGAGCAAGTATGGCCATCACCGGGGCGCTTTTAGCCGGGTTGCTGATAAAAAGGCGGCGCGCATACAGCGCCGAAACGGTGCCGGGCAGTCAACAGGAAGCACTTGTAGAATTTTGA
- a CDS encoding sensor histidine kinase, translating into MANSFLYRNGYLLIQLLVLLGLLLLLCQPLAWDIRLPPQFWVKQSLVFMLWAGLFYLNTLVLVPRLLFQNHVGWFTAAMLGAFATVMLASTLIDEWLNLPELMFQAFNPGKLKGSHPGGSFVNPVMLLATLLVLGISTSIKTVQKWQKDTEARQELEQQRINTELSFLKAQINPHFFFNTLHSIYALTMINIESSREALHTLSRMMRYVLYETQAGTALLSKEIEFLQDYVHLMKLRLTDKVTVTFQQPCPLHDVPVAPMLFLPFVENAFKHGVSALLPSNIHIVITQQEQVVALEVRNTLLPDKRVVLEESSGIGLANTNRRLALLYPGRYTLAITERTPEKEYLVNLTLHLA; encoded by the coding sequence ATGGCAAACTCTTTCTTATATCGCAACGGGTACCTTCTGATTCAGCTACTGGTCCTTCTGGGGCTGTTGCTGCTTCTGTGCCAGCCGCTTGCCTGGGATATCCGGCTCCCGCCGCAGTTCTGGGTTAAGCAAAGCCTGGTGTTTATGCTCTGGGCGGGCCTTTTTTACCTCAACACGCTGGTGCTGGTGCCCCGCCTGTTGTTTCAGAACCATGTAGGATGGTTTACGGCCGCTATGCTAGGCGCTTTTGCGACCGTTATGCTGGCAAGTACGCTCATCGACGAGTGGCTGAACCTCCCCGAACTGATGTTCCAGGCCTTTAACCCGGGTAAGCTCAAGGGCTCTCATCCGGGTGGCTCGTTTGTGAACCCGGTCATGTTGCTGGCCACCTTGCTGGTGCTGGGGATCAGTACCAGCATCAAAACCGTACAGAAATGGCAGAAAGACACCGAAGCCAGGCAGGAACTCGAGCAGCAACGGATCAACACCGAACTCTCCTTTTTGAAGGCGCAGATAAACCCGCACTTCTTTTTTAATACCCTCCACAGCATTTATGCGCTCACGATGATCAACATCGAATCGTCGCGCGAAGCGCTGCATACTTTGTCGCGGATGATGCGCTATGTACTTTATGAAACACAGGCGGGCACCGCGCTGCTGAGCAAAGAAATAGAGTTCCTGCAGGACTATGTGCACCTGATGAAACTGCGCCTGACCGATAAAGTGACGGTCACCTTTCAGCAGCCCTGCCCCCTGCATGACGTACCCGTAGCGCCCATGCTGTTTCTGCCGTTTGTCGAGAATGCGTTCAAACACGGGGTAAGCGCACTGCTGCCCAGCAACATTCACATTGTAATTACGCAGCAGGAGCAGGTGGTGGCCCTGGAGGTTCGGAACACGCTTTTGCCCGATAAGCGCGTAGTGCTGGAAGAGAGCAGCGGCATCGGGCTTGCCAACACCAACAGGCGCCTGGCCCTGCTTTACCCGGGCCGTTATACCTTGGCTATAACCGAAAGAACACCCGAAAAGGAATACCTGGTAAACTTAACGCTGCACCTGGCATGA
- a CDS encoding LytR/AlgR family response regulator transcription factor, with protein MILNCIAVDDEPLALGLIATFIQQTPFLRLVGRFASAVEALRGMYEQPVDVVFLDIQMPDLSGIELSRVLDKGAYGSGPRIIFTTAFSQYALEGYKVAALDYLVKPFNYADFLKAATKAQAYAELTRKPAPALAAPAAAPEEEYLFLKVEYQLVRIAFNDILYIEGLKDYVKVHLESSPKAVLSLTSLKALEEKLPARRFMRIHRSFIVALDKITAVSRNKVQLGDTNIAVSDQYKEAFNQFLNRWV; from the coding sequence ATGATACTGAACTGCATTGCCGTAGATGATGAACCGCTGGCCCTGGGCCTGATCGCTACCTTTATCCAGCAGACGCCTTTCCTGCGGCTGGTGGGGCGTTTTGCCAGTGCGGTAGAAGCCTTACGAGGGATGTATGAGCAGCCGGTGGATGTGGTCTTTCTGGATATTCAGATGCCGGACCTGAGCGGGATCGAACTCTCGCGGGTACTGGACAAAGGCGCCTATGGCAGCGGCCCCCGCATCATCTTCACCACCGCCTTCAGCCAGTATGCCCTGGAAGGATATAAGGTGGCCGCCCTGGATTACCTGGTAAAACCTTTCAACTATGCGGACTTTCTGAAAGCGGCCACCAAGGCACAGGCCTATGCCGAACTCACCCGAAAACCGGCGCCGGCCCTGGCCGCGCCGGCAGCAGCCCCGGAAGAAGAATACCTTTTCCTGAAAGTGGAGTACCAGCTAGTGCGCATTGCTTTTAACGATATTCTATACATCGAAGGATTGAAGGATTATGTGAAAGTGCACCTGGAAAGCAGTCCCAAAGCCGTTTTGTCGCTCACCAGCCTGAAAGCACTCGAGGAGAAGCTACCGGCCCGCAGGTTCATGCGTATTCACCGCTCATTCATTGTGGCGCTGGATAAGATCACCGCTGTTTCGCGCAACAAAGTACAGCTGGGCGATACCAACATTGCCGTTAGCGACCAGTACAAGGAAGCTTTTAACCAGTTTCTCAACCGGTGGGTTTAG
- a CDS encoding APC family permease, which translates to MSKNSQLSRSLGLRLVIVVVIGNIIGSGVYKKVAPMAAELHSPGWVLICWLLAGIISLFGALSNAEVAGLLADTGGEYTYYKRIYNRFFAFLFGWSLFTVIQTAAISSLAYIFAQSLNSIVPLPTVLGSLADVSIGGIFYPFADLPVKLVAILLIVLLTWINAKGVKTSAWLSTAILLLVFAGIGIIIFFGLGSPQADVATAFELAPAAAAPITFSAIFTAMLSAFWAYQGWAAIGYMGGEIKDANHTIPKGITIGVLTVVAIYLLVNLTYLSLLPTSVLEQVHKAGNQIAAVEAVKSFWGQGGAVFISLLILVTTLGCTNATILASCRTYFAMAREGLFFSKAADLNQAKAPATSLRYQGIWACLLVLSGTFDQLTDMIIFAVFIFYGATTLGVFILRRKMPDAHRPYKVWGYPVVPAIMVLFCAALFFNTIFVRPREAGIGMVLMLTGVPMYWWFKKKHPQPQIPAEDKVLS; encoded by the coding sequence ATGAGCAAGAACAGTCAACTTAGCCGGTCCCTGGGCTTGCGCCTGGTGATAGTGGTGGTGATAGGTAATATTATCGGCTCGGGGGTGTATAAGAAAGTGGCCCCAATGGCCGCGGAACTTCATTCGCCTGGTTGGGTGCTGATCTGCTGGCTGCTGGCGGGCATCATCTCCCTGTTCGGAGCATTAAGCAATGCCGAAGTGGCCGGGCTGCTGGCCGATACGGGCGGCGAGTATACCTATTACAAACGCATCTATAACCGGTTTTTTGCCTTCCTTTTTGGTTGGTCTTTGTTCACGGTTATACAAACGGCCGCCATTTCGTCATTGGCCTATATTTTTGCCCAGTCCCTGAATAGCATTGTGCCGCTGCCTACCGTTTTAGGGTCGCTGGCTGATGTCTCTATCGGGGGCATCTTCTATCCTTTTGCCGATCTTCCTGTCAAGCTGGTCGCCATCCTCCTGATCGTGCTGCTGACGTGGATCAATGCCAAAGGTGTTAAAACCAGTGCCTGGCTCAGCACCGCTATTCTGTTGCTGGTGTTCGCCGGCATCGGTATCATCATCTTTTTTGGGCTTGGCAGCCCGCAGGCCGATGTAGCTACAGCCTTCGAGCTTGCGCCTGCCGCTGCTGCTCCCATCACGTTCAGCGCTATTTTCACGGCCATGCTGTCGGCCTTCTGGGCTTACCAGGGCTGGGCGGCCATCGGGTATATGGGCGGCGAGATCAAAGATGCCAACCATACCATTCCAAAGGGCATCACCATTGGGGTGCTGACGGTTGTGGCCATCTACCTGCTGGTGAATTTAACTTACCTGTCGTTGCTGCCCACCTCGGTGCTGGAGCAGGTGCATAAAGCAGGAAACCAGATCGCAGCAGTAGAAGCCGTTAAAAGTTTCTGGGGACAGGGAGGTGCGGTTTTTATTTCTTTGCTCATTCTTGTCACCACGTTGGGCTGTACCAACGCCACGATCCTGGCAAGTTGCCGCACCTACTTTGCCATGGCGCGCGAAGGCTTGTTCTTTTCCAAAGCAGCTGACTTAAACCAGGCGAAGGCGCCGGCTACCTCCCTCCGCTACCAGGGCATCTGGGCCTGCCTGCTCGTGCTATCCGGTACGTTCGACCAGCTGACCGATATGATCATCTTTGCCGTGTTTATTTTTTATGGCGCCACCACGCTGGGTGTATTCATCCTTCGCAGGAAAATGCCTGACGCGCACCGGCCCTACAAAGTATGGGGCTACCCGGTCGTGCCTGCTATCATGGTGCTTTTCTGCGCTGCCCTTTTCTTTAATACGATCTTTGTCCGACCACGGGAGGCAGGCATCGGTATGGTGCTGATGTTAACCGGCGTGCCAATGTACTGGTGGTTTAAAAAGAAGCATCCTCAGCCGCAGATACCCGCTGAAGACAAGGTGCTGTCATAA
- a CDS encoding RNA pseudouridine synthase, translated as MTVLTSSLKYFVVQQMRVSNKEAIQAILAGKVLVNGEIGRLHQVLQPEDRVSVADKIIKEPTAFIYLAYYKPRGIESTLNPQIADNLLHALNLAERVYPVGRLDKESEGLMLLTNNGKIFDLISHPERHQEKEYLVTVDKPLTEEAIARLAAGIVIMGQRTRPAVVAQVDATSFKIILTQGLNRQIRRMCYKLGYQVERLVRLRMASLELGDLKAGEWRPLNENEIRAINQLQAL; from the coding sequence ATGACAGTCCTTACCTCTTCGCTTAAATATTTTGTTGTGCAGCAGATGCGGGTTTCGAACAAAGAAGCGATCCAGGCTATACTGGCAGGAAAGGTGCTGGTAAACGGTGAAATAGGCAGGCTGCACCAGGTACTGCAGCCCGAAGACAGGGTAAGTGTAGCGGATAAAATCATCAAGGAGCCTACAGCCTTTATTTACCTGGCCTATTACAAACCCCGTGGCATCGAGTCAACCCTCAACCCGCAGATCGCGGATAACCTGCTGCATGCTTTAAATCTGGCGGAGCGCGTTTACCCCGTGGGCAGGCTCGACAAAGAATCGGAAGGATTGATGCTGCTGACCAACAACGGGAAGATCTTTGATTTGATCAGCCACCCGGAAAGGCACCAGGAAAAAGAATACCTCGTGACGGTAGATAAACCTTTAACCGAGGAAGCAATTGCCCGGCTGGCTGCCGGCATCGTGATCATGGGCCAAAGAACACGCCCCGCCGTTGTAGCGCAGGTAGACGCCACCAGCTTTAAAATCATCCTTACCCAAGGCCTTAACCGCCAGATCAGGAGAATGTGCTACAAGCTGGGCTACCAGGTAGAGCGGCTCGTGCGCCTGCGCATGGCAAGCCTCGAACTAGGTGACCTTAAGGCCGGGGAATGGCGCCCGTTAAATGAGAACGAGATCAGGGCCATTAACCAGCTGCAGGCACTATAA
- a CDS encoding TonB-dependent receptor domain-containing protein, with protein sequence MKNFLSLLILAGFCQVAQAQSPIGGALVVTAGSASPAAAAQRVASGRIVGTVVDAATQQPVPYATIALVNPTTSKPVDGTMADEKGNFTLEKVAEGTYRLAISFIGYEAKTIDIAVSASKSSVDLGKIAISGTAQALKEVKIEGQRAMIEEKVDRTVYNAENDESNKGGDAADVLRKVPMLSVDLDGNVSMRGSQNIKVLINNRPSTITAGSVADALKQIPADMIKSVEVITSPSSKYDAEGSAGIINIVTKKNTLQGGTLNIDTGIGLRGTNLGLNGSYRVGKMGFSLGGFGRAGYNTPGSFENVQRTQSGNTQNEIRQSADTRNNMMFGRYSFGWDYDINEKNYLNASVQYGVRNWQSDQDPLLTQTYQNNALVSSTLRDVASTDNSGTVDVNLNYTHTFKPQQEFSILTQYSRNNRTNDFLNEIFNNEGTGIDSKLKNINQSFNQESTIQLDYSDPIGKNQLLEFGGKQIMRQVTSDYETLTADGTGPFTKSESTNLSNVFNYDQNVSAGYVSYTLSTASNYSLKVGTRYEYTTINADFKNSEEAVHIPSYGVLVPSINLSKKLKDGNTVKLAYNRRIQRPSLEFLNPNVQKANQALPTVGNPELDPEYTNNYELSYNTYFNTTSLNFSTFVRTTNNSIQAVREPAEDGVLVTTYSNIGQEEAYGGSVFGSINLSNKLTLNGGTDVYYAVLNNNVADPTQSASNTGFVYNIRGMGNYNLGQGWGIQGFGFYRGRQVQLQGYRGGFGIYSLNLKKDFNEKRGSIGFGAENFLSPTTKTRSELNATSFSQASTNVMHNLNFKVNFSYRIGKMNAAAPARKKKAVNNDDLKGGGESGGQDAGTPQSGAGQGGAPQQGGRPGGAPMQGARPGAAPVQGQQQQPAQQPTGATTTDQPADTTQQHTLTGRWQGKLGERELTLDLVANGTALTGFVVTPMGQVPVSDGVITGDAFTFTLSFGGKKVIYNGKLAGDKITLTTDSEGQLQEATLLRVQ encoded by the coding sequence ATGAAGAACTTTCTTTCCTTACTCATACTTGCCGGCTTCTGCCAGGTAGCCCAGGCCCAGTCTCCCATAGGAGGGGCACTCGTGGTTACTGCTGGCTCAGCCAGCCCTGCCGCAGCAGCGCAGCGGGTAGCCAGTGGCCGTATTGTGGGCACCGTGGTGGATGCTGCCACGCAACAGCCCGTTCCCTATGCCACCATCGCCCTGGTAAACCCCACGACTAGCAAGCCCGTGGATGGTACCATGGCCGATGAAAAGGGGAATTTTACACTGGAGAAAGTGGCCGAGGGTACTTACCGCCTGGCTATTTCCTTTATCGGCTACGAGGCAAAAACGATCGACATTGCAGTATCCGCCAGTAAGTCTTCTGTGGACCTGGGTAAAATAGCCATCAGCGGCACGGCGCAGGCCCTTAAAGAAGTTAAAATTGAAGGGCAGCGCGCCATGATCGAGGAGAAAGTGGACCGCACGGTGTATAATGCAGAAAACGACGAATCGAACAAAGGCGGGGATGCGGCAGACGTGTTGCGCAAAGTGCCCATGCTCTCCGTGGACCTGGACGGCAACGTGTCGATGCGCGGCAGCCAGAATATCAAGGTGCTGATCAACAACCGGCCCTCTACCATCACTGCCGGCAGCGTGGCCGATGCCCTGAAGCAGATCCCGGCCGACATGATCAAATCGGTGGAGGTGATCACCTCGCCTTCCTCCAAGTATGATGCGGAAGGTTCTGCCGGTATCATCAACATCGTGACCAAAAAGAATACCTTGCAGGGAGGCACGCTCAATATTGATACCGGCATTGGCCTGCGCGGCACCAACCTGGGCCTGAACGGCAGCTACCGCGTGGGTAAAATGGGCTTCTCGCTAGGCGGTTTTGGCCGCGCAGGCTATAATACGCCCGGTAGTTTTGAGAACGTGCAGCGTACCCAGTCCGGTAACACGCAGAATGAGATCCGCCAGTCGGCCGATACGCGCAATAACATGATGTTTGGCCGCTACTCGTTTGGCTGGGACTACGACATCAATGAAAAGAACTACCTGAACGCTTCGGTGCAGTATGGCGTGCGCAACTGGCAAAGCGACCAGGACCCGCTGCTCACGCAAACCTACCAGAACAATGCCCTGGTGAGCAGTACGCTCCGCGATGTGGCATCGACGGACAATTCCGGTACGGTGGACGTGAACCTCAACTATACCCATACGTTCAAGCCACAGCAGGAATTCAGCATCCTGACGCAGTATAGCCGCAATAACCGCACAAACGATTTCCTAAACGAGATCTTCAACAACGAAGGCACCGGTATCGACAGCAAGCTGAAAAACATCAACCAGAGCTTTAATCAGGAGTCCACCATTCAGCTGGACTATTCCGACCCAATCGGGAAAAACCAGTTGCTTGAGTTTGGCGGAAAGCAGATCATGCGCCAGGTAACCAGCGATTATGAGACCCTCACGGCCGACGGCACCGGGCCTTTCACCAAATCGGAAAGTACCAACCTGAGCAATGTCTTCAACTATGACCAGAATGTATCGGCCGGTTATGTGTCGTATACGCTGAGCACGGCCAGTAACTACAGCCTGAAGGTTGGGACGCGCTACGAATATACCACCATCAACGCCGACTTTAAGAACAGCGAAGAAGCGGTGCATATACCGTCCTACGGGGTGCTGGTGCCAAGTATAAACCTGTCTAAAAAGCTAAAGGATGGCAATACGGTGAAGCTGGCCTACAACCGCCGCATTCAGCGCCCCTCGCTGGAGTTCCTGAACCCAAATGTGCAGAAAGCGAACCAGGCTTTGCCAACGGTCGGTAACCCGGAACTGGACCCGGAATATACCAACAACTATGAGCTGTCATACAACACCTACTTCAATACCACGTCCCTGAACTTCTCAACTTTCGTGCGGACAACCAACAACTCGATTCAGGCGGTCCGGGAACCGGCGGAAGATGGGGTGCTGGTGACAACCTACTCAAATATCGGGCAGGAAGAGGCATACGGCGGCAGCGTGTTCGGAAGCATCAACCTGAGCAACAAACTGACCCTGAACGGGGGCACTGATGTATACTATGCCGTACTGAACAATAACGTGGCGGACCCTACCCAATCGGCAAGCAATACGGGCTTTGTGTACAATATCCGCGGCATGGGCAACTATAACCTGGGCCAGGGCTGGGGCATACAGGGCTTTGGTTTTTACCGTGGCCGCCAGGTGCAGCTGCAGGGGTACCGCGGCGGTTTTGGCATCTACAGCCTGAACTTGAAGAAAGACTTTAACGAGAAGCGGGGCAGCATCGGGTTCGGTGCCGAGAACTTCCTCTCGCCGACCACCAAAACGCGTAGCGAACTGAATGCAACGTCCTTTAGCCAGGCAAGCACCAACGTGATGCACAATTTGAATTTCAAAGTGAATTTCAGTTACCGCATTGGTAAGATGAACGCGGCTGCGCCGGCCCGTAAAAAGAAAGCCGTAAACAACGATGACCTGAAAGGTGGTGGCGAAAGTGGCGGACAGGACGCTGGCACCCCGCAGTCAGGAGCAGGGCAGGGCGGCGCTCCACAACAGGGCGGAAGGCCTGGTGGAGCTCCCATGCAGGGCGCAAGACCTGGCGCAGCGCCAGTGCAGGGGCAGCAACAGCAGCCGGCACAGCAGCCAACAGGAGCAACGACAACAGATCAGCCAGCCGATACAACGCAGCAACATACGCTGACAGGCCGTTGGCAGGGCAAACTAGGAGAGCGGGAGCTTACACTGGACCTGGTAGCCAATGGGACCGCCTTAACGGGTTTTGTGGTGACGCCAATGGGGCAGGTGCCTGTTTCTGATGGCGTGATCACGGGAGACGCATTTACCTTTACACTTTCATTTGGCGGAAAGAAGGTGATCTATAACGGGAAATTAGCCGGCGATAAAATCACCCTGACAACGGATTCCGAGGGTCAGCTACAGGAGGCTACGTTGCTCCGGGTGCAGTAA
- a CDS encoding YceI family protein — protein sequence MKNYPVLVSALALATLLCSAYVPATDTPAKKAVATAVAVTSLPVNTAGSTITWNAKKFGGEHTGTVQLAKGNLEVNGRKLQGGSFEIDMTSITDTDITNPDFNAKLTNHLKSEDFFSVEKYPVSTFKITKVSPVAKAAAGAPNYTITGDLTIKGITNAITFPATVKIDGNMADATAKIALDRIKWDIKYRSGLLGTAADKVIEDTFTIDLHLKAGAAQPSLGSN from the coding sequence ATGAAAAACTATCCTGTACTTGTAAGCGCCCTGGCGCTGGCCACTTTACTTTGCAGCGCATATGTGCCTGCAACAGACACGCCTGCCAAAAAAGCGGTTGCTACGGCCGTGGCCGTAACGAGTTTGCCCGTAAACACGGCCGGCAGCACCATAACCTGGAATGCCAAGAAATTTGGCGGCGAGCACACAGGCACCGTGCAACTGGCTAAGGGCAACCTGGAGGTGAACGGACGCAAGCTTCAGGGTGGCAGTTTTGAGATCGATATGACCTCGATCACGGATACGGATATTACCAACCCGGATTTCAATGCTAAACTGACCAATCACCTGAAGTCGGAAGACTTTTTCTCGGTAGAAAAGTATCCTGTTTCCACCTTCAAGATCACAAAAGTAAGCCCGGTAGCAAAGGCTGCGGCAGGTGCCCCCAACTATACCATTACAGGCGACCTGACGATCAAGGGAATCACCAATGCGATTACATTTCCAGCTACGGTCAAAATTGACGGCAACATGGCCGATGCCACCGCGAAAATAGCGCTTGACCGTATTAAGTGGGACATTAAATATCGTTCCGGCTTACTGGGTACGGCAGCAGACAAAGTAATCGAGGATACCTTTACCATCGACCTCCACCTGAAAGCAGGTGCCGCTCAGCCATCACTCGGCTCCAATTAG
- a CDS encoding glycerol-3-phosphate dehydrogenase/oxidase — MNRNKGLLALRNHRVWDVAVIGGGASGLGVALDALSRGLSVVLLEEADFAKGTSSRSTKLLHGGVRYLAQGRVRLVREALRERGLLLRNAPHVCHKQAFIIPIYTFREKLMYTLGLKLYDLMAGSLGIGRSVWLLKEKVIQTLPTIRQQGLKGGVRYYDGQFDDARLALSVARTCDELGGCLLNYMKVTALTHEESGLVNGVTARDQLSQEQYTIKAKAVVNATGVFADSILQMDNPAATPSITPSQGTHLVVDLSFLGSEEALLIPETTDGRVLFGIPWEGKLLLGTTDIPLKQPQLEPRPLALEIDFILANCAAYLIKPPSRSDVLAAFAGLRPLAAVYANGRKTKEISRSHQVLVSQSHLISIIGGKWTTFRQMGQDTVDALIKLQHLRLPPSRSSSIRLHGYPAESSEEGHLAVYGSDAAGIKQLIAQQPALAQLLHPRYPHTRAEVVWMVQEEMAMKVEDVLARRMRILFLDARAAQEMAPSVAGIMRAALGKDEAWAQREIVEFRQLAAGYLIS; from the coding sequence GTGAACAGGAACAAGGGCTTGCTTGCGTTACGTAACCATCGGGTCTGGGACGTGGCAGTGATCGGGGGTGGTGCTTCCGGCTTAGGCGTGGCCCTGGATGCACTTTCCAGGGGATTGTCGGTGGTGCTGCTGGAGGAAGCGGACTTTGCTAAAGGCACCTCCAGCCGGAGCACCAAGCTTTTACACGGCGGCGTGCGCTACCTGGCGCAGGGCCGCGTACGGTTGGTGCGGGAAGCGCTGCGCGAACGCGGCCTTCTTTTGCGGAATGCCCCGCACGTGTGCCACAAACAGGCCTTCATCATCCCCATTTATACCTTCCGGGAGAAGCTGATGTATACGCTGGGTCTAAAGCTGTATGATCTGATGGCCGGCAGCTTGGGTATCGGTAGGTCGGTATGGCTTTTGAAAGAAAAGGTCATCCAAACGCTTCCTACTATCCGGCAGCAGGGGCTGAAAGGAGGCGTGCGCTACTACGACGGCCAGTTCGATGATGCACGCCTGGCCCTGAGCGTAGCCCGTACCTGCGATGAGCTGGGCGGATGCCTGCTGAATTACATGAAAGTAACGGCCCTGACCCATGAAGAAAGCGGCCTTGTGAACGGCGTTACCGCCCGGGACCAGCTCAGCCAAGAGCAGTATACCATCAAAGCGAAGGCCGTAGTAAATGCGACAGGCGTGTTTGCTGACAGTATCCTGCAAATGGATAACCCCGCTGCCACCCCCTCCATTACGCCCAGCCAGGGCACGCACCTGGTGGTGGACCTTTCCTTTCTCGGGTCAGAGGAGGCGCTTCTGATTCCGGAAACCACCGATGGCCGCGTGCTCTTTGGCATACCCTGGGAGGGCAAGCTGTTGCTGGGCACTACCGACATCCCGCTCAAACAACCGCAGCTAGAGCCCAGACCGCTGGCGCTGGAGATCGATTTTATACTTGCTAATTGCGCTGCCTACCTCATAAAGCCTCCTTCCCGCAGCGATGTGCTGGCGGCATTTGCCGGCCTTCGCCCGCTGGCAGCTGTTTATGCAAATGGCCGCAAAACAAAAGAAATATCCCGCAGTCACCAGGTACTTGTAAGCCAAAGTCACCTTATTTCGATCATCGGCGGCAAATGGACCACCTTCCGGCAGATGGGCCAGGACACGGTAGATGCACTGATCAAGCTGCAGCACCTGCGCTTACCGCCCAGCCGCTCCTCATCCATCCGGCTGCATGGCTACCCGGCAGAAAGCAGCGAAGAAGGGCACCTGGCAGTATACGGTAGCGACGCTGCCGGCATCAAGCAACTCATTGCGCAGCAACCCGCCCTGGCACAACTGCTACACCCACGCTACCCACATACCCGGGCAGAAGTAGTATGGATGGTGCAAGAAGAAATGGCGATGAAGGTGGAAGATGTACTGGCCCGGAGAATGCGCATCTTATTCCTGGACGCGCGGGCTGCGCAGGAAATGGCCCCTTCCGTAGCCGGGATCATGCGGGCAGCGTTGGGGAAAGATGAGGCCTGGGCGCAACGGGAG